The Polynucleobacter necessarius genome window below encodes:
- a CDS encoding heavy metal translocating P-type ATPase, with product MSAQNETNSELLTLDISGMTCASCVGRVEKALDKIPGVEAASVNLATEQAKIRLASNSHVSIDEVIARVQKTGYSAKISSPHTVRELAPFNLFWGSDGLGRVLLGFALSAPLFLPMLLMPFGIHWALSAKWQLLLATPVQFFLGWRFYKAGFQSVMSGVGNMDLLVALGTSAAYGLSMYQMMIATHATHELYFEGSAVIICMVLLGKWLEARAKQQTSEAIRALQKLWPEHAKVLPREIVISESAPLDQFRDLPLDQVFPKDRVLVLPGERVPVDGRILLGNSHVDESLLTGESNPVKKHIDQNVIGGSLNGEGVLVIEAQAVGIQSVLSKIISLVEKAQTQKAPIQKLVDQVSAIFVPSVIVIALITGLANWLYLDSASLAILRAVSVLVIACPCALGLATPAAIMAGTGVAARFGILIKDPQVLELAHRLQIVAFDKTGTLTIGKPRLLEIIPINPSLSTNDILASAAGLQLGSEHPLARALLDAAKQNGLNPISPRDSKALPGIGISGKPSSGILIGQSLSLQSIASLKDNHHLSAILSKAQKCFDAGQTVSVLMNNETTSSPIAIIAFGDEIKDSAKEAVNNLHIRAVMLSGDNLAAANRVANSIGIEEIYAQIMPGDKAEVIRSLKVNEGQRHYVAMVGDGVNDAPALATADVGMAMSTGTNVAMQAAGITLMRGDPTLVANAIDISKRTWKKIQQNLFWAFVFNATGIPLAALGYLSPMLAGSAMALSSFCVLSNALLLKRWRPAHH from the coding sequence ATGAGCGCCCAAAACGAGACTAATTCTGAGCTATTGACTCTAGATATAAGTGGCATGACTTGCGCCTCTTGCGTAGGAAGGGTTGAAAAGGCGCTAGATAAGATTCCAGGGGTGGAAGCTGCAAGTGTGAATTTAGCCACCGAACAGGCAAAAATTCGCTTAGCTAGCAACTCTCACGTCAGCATTGATGAAGTCATTGCTCGTGTACAAAAAACAGGCTATTCAGCCAAAATCAGCTCCCCTCATACGGTTCGAGAGCTAGCCCCCTTTAATTTATTTTGGGGCTCAGACGGATTAGGTCGTGTTTTATTAGGATTTGCCCTCTCTGCTCCACTGTTTTTGCCGATGCTACTCATGCCTTTTGGCATTCATTGGGCCCTCTCTGCTAAATGGCAATTACTACTTGCTACCCCGGTCCAATTCTTTTTGGGCTGGCGTTTCTATAAAGCAGGCTTCCAATCCGTGATGTCTGGAGTAGGCAATATGGATCTCTTAGTGGCTCTGGGCACTAGCGCTGCCTACGGCCTCAGCATGTATCAGATGATGATTGCCACTCATGCAACGCATGAGCTTTACTTTGAGGGATCGGCCGTCATTATTTGTATGGTCCTACTTGGCAAGTGGTTAGAAGCGAGAGCAAAACAGCAGACGAGTGAAGCAATTCGTGCATTACAAAAGCTCTGGCCCGAACACGCCAAAGTACTGCCGCGAGAGATCGTCATTAGCGAAAGCGCTCCATTGGATCAATTTCGTGACCTCCCCTTAGATCAGGTCTTTCCAAAAGATCGCGTCTTAGTTCTGCCTGGCGAACGTGTGCCCGTAGATGGTCGAATTTTGCTTGGAAACAGTCATGTGGATGAATCACTTCTCACAGGCGAGAGTAATCCAGTCAAAAAGCATATTGATCAAAATGTTATTGGTGGCTCTCTCAATGGGGAGGGCGTATTAGTAATCGAGGCACAAGCAGTCGGTATTCAGAGTGTGCTGTCGAAAATCATTTCTCTAGTAGAAAAAGCTCAAACCCAAAAAGCACCAATACAAAAATTAGTGGATCAAGTAAGCGCCATTTTTGTTCCGAGCGTGATCGTGATTGCACTCATCACTGGCTTGGCGAATTGGCTTTATTTAGACTCAGCTTCTCTTGCTATTCTCAGAGCAGTCTCAGTTCTTGTAATTGCTTGTCCTTGTGCTCTCGGTCTAGCTACCCCAGCAGCAATCATGGCTGGCACCGGGGTAGCAGCACGATTTGGCATTCTAATTAAAGATCCTCAAGTTCTTGAGTTAGCACATCGATTGCAGATAGTTGCCTTCGATAAAACAGGCACTCTCACTATCGGCAAACCAAGATTGCTGGAGATTATTCCAATCAATCCTTCTTTGTCCACAAACGATATTCTTGCTAGTGCGGCAGGCCTTCAACTTGGAAGCGAGCATCCGCTTGCAAGAGCCTTATTAGATGCCGCTAAGCAAAACGGTCTTAATCCCATCAGCCCAAGAGACAGCAAGGCTTTACCTGGCATAGGGATCAGCGGTAAACCTAGTTCAGGCATTTTGATAGGCCAAAGTCTGAGTCTACAAAGCATTGCCTCCCTAAAAGACAACCATCATCTCTCGGCAATACTGAGTAAGGCGCAAAAATGTTTTGATGCAGGGCAAACTGTTTCAGTTTTAATGAATAACGAAACAACGTCATCGCCAATCGCCATCATTGCATTTGGGGACGAGATAAAAGATTCTGCCAAAGAAGCAGTTAATAATTTGCATATCCGTGCAGTAATGCTCTCAGGAGATAATTTGGCGGCGGCCAATCGCGTTGCCAACTCGATTGGAATTGAAGAAATCTATGCACAAATCATGCCAGGCGATAAGGCAGAAGTTATTCGCTCACTAAAAGTAAACGAGGGTCAACGCCATTATGTTGCCATGGTAGGTGATGGCGTAAATGATGCTCCTGCTTTAGCAACTGCAGATGTTGGGATGGCCATGTCCACTGGTACCAATGTCGCAATGCAAGCAGCTGGTATTACCCTCATGAGAGGCGATCCTACTCTAGTGGCAAATGCAATAGATATCTCCAAACGAACATGGAAAAAAATCCAGCAAAATTTATTCTGGGCTTTTGTCTTTAATGCTACTGGTATCCCACTGGCAGCGCTAGGCTATCTCTCGCCGATGCTAGCTGGCAGCGCTATGGCACTCTCTAGTTTTTGCGTTCTTAGTAACGCACTACTACTAAAGCGCTGGCGCCCTGCACATCATTAA
- a CDS encoding glycosyltransferase family 39 protein yields MRHQSPSSLAIICAFIAAVIHLALGFSIEFSVDEAHYALYAQNLAWSYFDHPPMVGWIQWPIVALTSSEGVIRLVPELLWIISTYLVYQVTIELHHLMQGRHAGYLTSALPSANLCGLLAVLTVIAAPMLHILAIGLLPDTLLTPLSLGLMWMTLRWLSKDQFSTGDWIFTGILFGLAGLSKYTAAFTAIAFVLVLLSSPRKAWLTKVGFWLALVIALLLITPVLYWNWVNDWISFKYQLAHGGGGEWLWRRLAAYTSIQILVFGPLFIFGCVVFLKDSMHASKISLLALLGFFAIPFAVFTGLSGGGGLPHWTSPAWFCLAPFAGIGLAKAWATQHRKWIRFFLITQIVLCCIGFGYVLSGGIGSASIKSNPIADLYGWKLAGQKSAALTKATKADGIAVQNWTLGSRAAWYASPTPVFVLDHRQDQFDLWFGELPIGATVLLIQWSEMPHAKPIGEKSSFETCEAIDSLEIKRFGRILSKFDFSLCSNWQGPN; encoded by the coding sequence ATGCGTCATCAATCACCCTCAAGCTTGGCCATCATCTGCGCTTTTATTGCGGCAGTTATTCATCTGGCCTTAGGCTTTTCTATCGAGTTTTCAGTAGATGAGGCTCACTATGCGCTGTATGCCCAAAACCTAGCCTGGAGTTACTTTGATCACCCGCCCATGGTTGGTTGGATACAGTGGCCAATAGTTGCCCTCACTTCATCCGAAGGTGTCATCCGTCTTGTCCCAGAATTATTGTGGATCATTTCTACTTACTTGGTTTATCAAGTCACCATTGAATTACATCATTTAATGCAAGGTCGTCATGCAGGTTACCTGACAAGCGCACTACCATCGGCAAATTTATGTGGACTTCTAGCAGTCCTCACCGTTATTGCTGCGCCCATGTTGCACATTTTGGCAATTGGTTTACTACCAGATACCTTACTTACTCCTTTAAGCCTTGGATTGATGTGGATGACTCTTCGTTGGCTAAGTAAAGATCAATTCAGCACAGGCGATTGGATATTCACGGGAATCTTGTTCGGCTTAGCGGGATTAAGTAAATACACTGCTGCATTTACTGCGATTGCATTTGTATTGGTATTGCTGAGTTCACCAAGAAAGGCATGGCTCACAAAAGTAGGCTTTTGGTTAGCACTGGTAATCGCCCTATTACTAATTACCCCCGTCCTTTATTGGAATTGGGTCAACGATTGGATTTCATTTAAATACCAGCTTGCCCATGGAGGCGGAGGAGAATGGCTATGGCGCAGATTGGCAGCTTACACCAGCATTCAAATTTTAGTCTTTGGCCCCCTCTTTATTTTTGGCTGTGTTGTCTTTTTAAAAGACTCTATGCATGCGAGCAAAATTTCTTTGCTTGCTCTTCTTGGTTTCTTTGCCATTCCATTTGCAGTTTTTACTGGCTTGTCTGGTGGAGGGGGACTTCCGCACTGGACTTCACCCGCATGGTTTTGTCTTGCACCTTTTGCGGGTATCGGTTTAGCTAAAGCTTGGGCCACACAACACCGCAAATGGATTCGCTTCTTCCTGATTACCCAAATCGTTCTGTGCTGCATTGGCTTTGGGTATGTGCTATCTGGAGGTATTGGCTCAGCCTCAATTAAATCAAATCCTATTGCTGATTTGTATGGCTGGAAATTAGCAGGTCAAAAATCTGCTGCATTGACGAAAGCCACAAAAGCTGATGGTATTGCCGTACAGAATTGGACATTAGGTAGTCGCGCTGCTTGGTACGCATCCCCCACCCCAGTATTTGTTTTAGACCACAGGCAAGATCAATTTGACCTCTGGTTTGGTGAACTACCAATTGGGGCAACTGTTCTTCTAATTCAATGGTCTGAGATGCCGCACGCTAAGCCAATAGGGGAGAAATCGAGCTTTGAGACATGCGAGGCCATCGATAGTCTCGAAATAAAGCGATTTGGTCGAATTTTGTCAAAATTTGACTTTAGCCTTTGTAGCAACTGGCAAGGACCCAACTGA
- the apbC gene encoding iron-sulfur cluster carrier protein ApbC, with protein MSVTTESVQAVLKNLVDTNTKIDYVSAKNIKNLKVEDGDISLDIVLGYPAKSQFDGMRKSVIATLRGLPGVKNVSVNVSSQIVAHAVQRGVKLLPGVKNIIAVASGKGGVGKSTTAVNLALALAAEGAQVGILDADIYGPSQPMMLGITGRPDSIEENMIEPMEGHGLQASSIGFLIDDDAPMVWRGPMVTSALEQLLRQTRWRDLDYLIVDMPPGTGDIQLTLAQKVPVTGSVIVTTPQDIALLDARKGLKMFEKVGVPIIGTIENMSTYVCTKCGHEEHVFGTGGGEKMCTEYGVDFLGALPLNLSIREQADAGRPTVVADPDGAISVIYKGIARQVAIRVATLSKDMSSKFPNIVVQNT; from the coding sequence GTGTCAGTTACAACAGAGTCCGTGCAGGCTGTTCTAAAAAACTTAGTGGATACCAATACTAAGATTGATTACGTTAGTGCAAAAAATATTAAAAATCTTAAAGTAGAAGACGGTGATATATCTTTGGATATCGTTTTGGGATATCCCGCAAAAAGTCAGTTTGATGGGATGCGAAAATCAGTTATTGCAACCTTACGTGGATTGCCTGGTGTCAAAAATGTCAGTGTTAATGTGAGCAGTCAAATCGTTGCTCATGCTGTACAACGAGGTGTGAAGCTATTACCAGGCGTCAAAAATATTATTGCTGTCGCTAGCGGAAAGGGCGGTGTTGGTAAATCAACAACGGCTGTTAACTTAGCATTAGCGCTTGCTGCCGAAGGTGCTCAAGTCGGTATTTTGGATGCCGATATTTATGGACCGAGTCAGCCCATGATGTTGGGTATTACCGGAAGACCAGACTCAATTGAAGAAAATATGATTGAGCCTATGGAGGGACATGGTCTACAAGCGAGCTCAATTGGTTTTCTGATTGACGATGATGCGCCGATGGTTTGGCGTGGTCCAATGGTCACTTCAGCTCTTGAGCAATTGCTTCGTCAGACTCGGTGGCGCGACTTGGATTACTTAATCGTAGACATGCCCCCAGGGACAGGGGATATACAGCTAACCTTGGCGCAGAAGGTTCCCGTCACTGGTTCAGTCATCGTGACTACACCCCAAGACATTGCCCTGTTAGATGCGCGTAAGGGTTTGAAAATGTTCGAAAAGGTGGGCGTACCGATTATTGGCACTATTGAAAATATGAGTACTTATGTTTGCACGAAATGTGGACATGAGGAACATGTATTTGGTACTGGTGGCGGCGAAAAAATGTGTACAGAGTATGGAGTGGATTTTTTAGGTGCGCTTCCTCTTAATCTTTCTATTCGTGAACAAGCGGATGCTGGGCGTCCAACCGTTGTCGCGGATCCTGATGGAGCCATTAGCGTAATCTATAAAGGCATTGCTAGACAGGTTGCTATCCGGGTTGCTACTCTATCCAAAGATATGAGCAGTAAATTTCCTAACATTGTGGTTCAAAACACCTGA
- a CDS encoding cytochrome b/b6 domain-containing protein, which produces MYTIKGSLKLHEPMSGVKIKCLSVCDRLVHWLMAFSFLAVAFTGLLILYGKYFAMPIMGGPAYGSFLDVCKNIHNFVGPLFTICIVVFSCDL; this is translated from the coding sequence ATGTATACCATTAAAGGCTCACTCAAGTTGCATGAGCCAATGTCGGGAGTCAAAATCAAGTGCTTGAGTGTTTGTGATCGTCTTGTTCACTGGTTGATGGCATTTAGCTTTTTGGCCGTAGCCTTTACTGGCTTATTAATCCTGTATGGCAAGTACTTTGCTATGCCAATTATGGGTGGTCCAGCTTATGGCTCGTTCTTGGACGTTTGCAAAAATATCCATAACTTTGTGGGCCCTCTGTTTACGATTTGTATAGTAGTTTTTTCTTGTGATTTGTAA
- a CDS encoding formate dehydrogenase subunit gamma encodes MNFGGILNGKHVPVGFFNFGENFWFWFGMTFLGLVISGSGFVLDMIVPFMTIEYTRDTMQIANILHSSAAIWMTALAMGHIYIGTIGMQGSIDGMKTGYVDATWAKEHHELWYDKLNK; translated from the coding sequence TTGAACTTTGGCGGTATTTTGAATGGTAAGCATGTACCAGTTGGCTTCTTTAACTTCGGTGAGAACTTCTGGTTCTGGTTTGGTATGACATTTTTGGGTCTGGTGATATCTGGTTCAGGCTTTGTTCTCGACATGATCGTGCCATTTATGACTATCGAATACACCCGTGACACTATGCAGATCGCCAACATTCTTCACAGTAGTGCTGCGATCTGGATGACTGCACTGGCGATGGGACATATCTATATCGGTACGATTGGTATGCAAGGCTCAATCGATGGCATGAAGACTGGTTATGTTGATGCGACTTGGGCTAAAGAGCACCATGAGCTCTGGTACGACAAACTGAATAAATAA
- a CDS encoding DUF3305 domain-containing protein — translation MLPDYGQFNPNSGNSITGQFLGRDEGGELWLLTGYELDLFPDEAEGYYLNVSATLPSWLCDVAPRERDRALCR, via the coding sequence GTGTTGCCAGACTATGGGCAATTTAATCCTAACTCAGGTAACTCCATTACTGGCCAGTTTTTAGGTCGTGACGAAGGCGGTGAGTTATGGTTATTGACTGGTTATGAGCTTGATCTTTTTCCGGATGAAGCTGAAGGCTACTACCTAAATGTTTCTGCGACACTCCCTAGCTGGTTGTGTGATGTAGCGCCTCGAGAAAGAGATAGAGCGTTATGTAGATAG
- a CDS encoding lysylphosphatidylglycerol synthase transmembrane domain-containing protein, whose amino-acid sequence MSSQAQPTPKTQSGWTTILKRTWPTIRVLLSIALLWKATSGIDWYSLFDTHIQMQPLWFLAALGSMICAYICGGYRWGLFMQAVGFPRRIRSYIGLYFAGGLINQGLPSTVGGDSYRAITATHLTSTGNPSETKELDEELHHLVDLEHATSKLRLSFSMVLVDRLLGLAGNNLLGGIGLVLGGATLAAWGQDLGYAVMSVMLLAGGAISLLLAWSPSQKLLHKLLDRFNMNNAMPGIKLAFAWPNNIVQAFLAIGIHFLTILTLLFCLKAYGVDAPIEGLMIGLPALSLLLMLPISISGWGLREATLSSVLALWGVNPSLTVLASISYGAITVLSVLPGAYFLLKRK is encoded by the coding sequence ATGAGTTCACAAGCCCAACCCACCCCAAAAACCCAATCGGGGTGGACAACCATTCTCAAACGAACTTGGCCCACCATTCGCGTTTTACTTTCGATTGCATTGCTTTGGAAAGCAACCAGCGGAATTGATTGGTACTCGCTTTTCGACACCCATATTCAAATGCAACCGCTTTGGTTTTTAGCAGCACTAGGAAGCATGATATGCGCCTATATTTGCGGAGGATATCGCTGGGGATTATTTATGCAAGCCGTAGGATTTCCCCGTCGCATTCGCTCCTATATTGGACTCTACTTTGCAGGCGGTCTGATTAATCAGGGTCTGCCAAGCACAGTAGGTGGTGATAGCTATCGTGCTATTACAGCAACTCACCTGACAAGCACAGGTAATCCATCCGAAACCAAGGAACTTGATGAGGAATTACACCACTTAGTAGACCTTGAACATGCCACATCTAAATTACGCCTCAGTTTTTCAATGGTTTTGGTTGATCGCCTTTTAGGCTTAGCAGGAAATAATTTACTCGGTGGCATTGGCTTAGTTTTAGGCGGCGCTACTTTAGCCGCATGGGGTCAAGACCTGGGCTATGCGGTGATGTCCGTTATGTTATTGGCAGGAGGAGCAATCTCCCTGCTTTTGGCTTGGAGTCCCAGTCAAAAACTTTTACACAAGCTTTTGGATCGCTTCAATATGAATAACGCTATGCCAGGGATCAAGCTTGCATTTGCTTGGCCCAACAATATTGTTCAAGCATTTTTGGCAATTGGCATTCACTTTTTGACAATTTTGACTTTGCTCTTTTGTCTAAAAGCATATGGTGTCGATGCTCCGATAGAGGGTTTGATGATTGGCCTGCCCGCATTAAGCTTGTTACTCATGCTGCCAATCAGTATATCTGGCTGGGGACTTCGTGAAGCCACGCTTTCTTCTGTCCTGGCGCTATGGGGAGTAAATCCTTCTCTAACGGTGCTTGCTTCTATTAGCTATGGAGCAATTACTGTTTTATCCGTTTTGCCGGGCGCCTATTTTTTATTAAAACGAAAATAA
- a CDS encoding DUF3047 domain-containing protein yields the protein MIRIALLADTDNTKSEACAFYGDIELIRKHPK from the coding sequence GTGATTAGGATCGCTTTATTAGCAGATACAGACAATACAAAGTCTGAAGCTTGTGCTTTTTATGGTGATATTGAATTGATTCGCAAGCACCCAAAATGA
- the cls gene encoding cardiolipin synthase, with protein sequence MAFIFGSLFGFSLIWVPIIHIVIVLLFGIHLISVRRQVAVAFSWFLIVILIPIGGVALYILIGERSVGRKLTCKIIRMNREYEKITETMRQQFAPDRQKLPVDGRALSLLAESKNGSPVVAGNKIELYTDSLKILQNFIDEINQAKNSLHLEFYIWALGGDADRVGEALIAAAKRGVKCRVLLDSLGSKDWLKSQWPARFRSAGIKVAEALPIQIRRFQFRRADLRLHRKIFVIDGAIVWTGSMNLVDPRTFKQDSGVGEWVDAMVRIEGPVAAQFELTFSFDWSVDDPSITSFKDHEPPISSREGGVLAQEFASGPVYRDDILYQVLLSAIMDAREELTITTPYFGPDDGLIQALMAAAARGVRVTLIVPKLNDSTLVAWSSKSFYEDLMNSRVKIAEFHGGLLHTKSLLIDKRIAIFGSVNFDQRSLRLNFEISLIVYNVDFCAKLNKLIESYLAQSDYVDPKVWAKRPVWRRYLENAAHLTSPLL encoded by the coding sequence ATGGCGTTTATTTTCGGATCCCTTTTTGGGTTCTCGTTAATATGGGTACCGATTATCCATATCGTCATCGTGCTCTTATTTGGTATTCACTTGATCTCAGTGAGAAGGCAGGTAGCGGTTGCATTTTCTTGGTTTTTGATTGTGATTCTGATTCCGATTGGCGGAGTTGCTCTATATATTTTGATCGGCGAGCGGTCCGTTGGACGTAAGTTGACGTGCAAAATCATTCGCATGAATCGTGAATACGAGAAAATTACAGAAACGATGCGTCAGCAATTTGCGCCTGATAGACAGAAGTTGCCGGTTGATGGAAGGGCTTTAAGTTTGTTAGCCGAATCCAAAAATGGTTCCCCAGTAGTGGCTGGCAATAAAATTGAGCTTTATACGGATTCCCTCAAAATTCTCCAAAATTTTATAGACGAAATTAATCAGGCCAAAAACAGTCTGCATCTAGAGTTTTATATTTGGGCTTTGGGCGGAGACGCTGACCGAGTTGGCGAGGCTTTAATCGCTGCTGCAAAGCGTGGCGTTAAATGCCGAGTTTTGTTGGATTCCTTAGGCAGTAAGGATTGGCTTAAATCTCAATGGCCGGCACGTTTTCGTAGTGCAGGCATCAAGGTTGCTGAAGCGCTACCGATTCAAATTAGACGATTTCAATTTAGACGTGCCGATTTGAGGCTCCATCGAAAAATTTTTGTGATTGATGGAGCCATAGTTTGGACAGGCAGCATGAACTTGGTCGATCCACGTACATTTAAGCAAGATTCAGGGGTCGGTGAGTGGGTCGATGCAATGGTTCGTATTGAAGGGCCAGTGGCGGCTCAATTTGAATTGACATTTTCCTTTGACTGGAGTGTTGATGACCCCAGTATCACCAGTTTTAAAGATCACGAACCTCCTATTTCTTCTCGTGAGGGGGGTGTATTGGCCCAAGAGTTTGCCTCGGGGCCGGTTTATCGAGACGATATCCTTTATCAGGTTTTGCTCTCTGCCATTATGGACGCCCGAGAAGAGCTTACGATTACTACGCCATATTTTGGCCCCGATGATGGTTTGATTCAGGCTCTGATGGCAGCAGCTGCAAGAGGGGTGCGGGTAACGCTGATCGTGCCCAAACTCAATGATTCAACCTTAGTCGCTTGGAGTAGCAAAAGTTTCTATGAAGATTTGATGAACTCAAGGGTCAAAATTGCTGAGTTTCATGGAGGACTGCTACATACGAAGAGTCTCTTGATTGATAAACGGATTGCCATTTTCGGATCCGTAAATTTTGATCAGCGTAGCTTGCGCCTCAATTTTGAAATCAGCCTCATTGTTTACAACGTCGATTTCTGTGCGAAGCTCAATAAGTTAATTGAGTCTTACTTAGCGCAGTCCGATTACGTTGATCCTAAAGTATGGGCAAAGAGACCGGTTTGGCGGCGCTATCTCGAGAATGCGGCTCATCTGACATCTCCGCTACTTTAG
- a CDS encoding molecular chaperone TorD family protein, which produces MPPDQALLDQIAATADQGEAANDAPLAKAWMGVVEVAKNNPTKDWQDEFDLNFISVGKPNIILNGACYMAGHLNEKPLVNIRRALETFGLEAAEDVTERNGGLYLGPM; this is translated from the coding sequence ATGCCGCCAGATCAGGCGCTTTTGGATCAAATTGCGGCAACAGCCGATCAAGGTGAGGCTGCAAATGATGCGCCTTTGGCTAAAGCGTGGATGGGTGTGGTGGAGGTTGCAAAGAACAATCCTACTAAGGATTGGCAGGATGAGTTTGATTTGAATTTCATCAGCGTTGGCAAGCCCAATATTATTCTAAATGGTGCCTGCTATATGGCTGGGCATCTGAATGAAAAGCCGTTGGTCAACATTCGTAGAGCTTTGGAGACTTTTGGTCTTGAGGCCGCAGAGGATGTCACTGAAAGAAACGGAGGACTATATCTCGGCCCTATGTGA
- a CDS encoding copper chaperone, whose protein sequence is MTCGGCINAVTRAKFKRKILKAIVTADLATQTVNLQTILSAEQAGQLITDAGFSVAA, encoded by the coding sequence ATGACCTGTGGAGGCTGTATTAACGCTGTCACTAGGGCAAAATTCAAGCGGAAGATCCTCAAGGCTATCGTCACAGCGGATTTAGCTACACAGACTGTAAATCTGCAAACTATCTTATCTGCTGAGCAAGCAGGTCAGCTCATCACAGATGCAGGTTTCTCAGTTGCGGCATAG
- a CDS encoding ABC transporter permease: protein MITALSRQILEDSWKIHRDSFMSLRLPPLSRFKWLIWACRFSLTIAVLAGLTRAISEVGAVMIVGGNINRSTRTMATAIALETSKGDLPLALALGIVLLAIVLLANLFTFVVRQIAERRYG, encoded by the coding sequence CTGATAACCGCCCTCAGCCGACAAATACTCGAGGATTCTTGGAAGATTCATCGTGATTCTTTCATGAGCTTGAGGCTACCACCCTTATCCAGATTTAAGTGGCTAATATGGGCCTGTCGCTTTTCGCTGACCATTGCTGTGCTAGCTGGTTTAACCCGGGCGATATCAGAGGTTGGTGCAGTTATGATTGTCGGCGGCAATATTAACCGCTCAACGAGAACTATGGCTACTGCCATTGCGCTAGAAACTAGTAAGGGAGATCTTCCCTTGGCGCTTGCCCTAGGAATTGTTTTGCTGGCAATTGTTTTACTTGCAAACTTATTTACATTCGTAGTGCGTCAAATTGCAGAGCGTCGCTATGGTTAA
- a CDS encoding endonuclease/exonuclease/phosphatase family protein, which produces MTNLGTSARFTVLSMNVHKGLSPLLRHSTIYQLRQKMRSHYPDLLFLQELQQEHRGRVQRFGQWPLAELTHFLSEDFWRDWHYGKNAEYRDGHHGNAILSTHPQQKGNNYDISAYRFENRGLLHSITKLGGMDKSIHCFCVHLALFERGREQQLEAIIGRIQDLTQGGPTIVAGDFNDWRNRVSAPMKSAGFDEVFEVLTGSPAKTFPSVKPILPMDRIYVRGLKIHSATILHEWLKLSDHLGITAELEIL; this is translated from the coding sequence TTGACAAACCTAGGTACTTCCGCTCGTTTTACGGTATTGAGTATGAATGTGCATAAGGGTTTATCACCCCTACTTCGACACTCAACGATTTATCAGCTGCGCCAAAAAATGCGCAGTCATTATCCTGACCTACTTTTTTTACAAGAATTGCAGCAGGAGCATCGTGGCAGAGTTCAGCGTTTTGGGCAATGGCCTCTTGCTGAGCTTACCCACTTTCTTTCTGAAGATTTTTGGCGTGATTGGCATTATGGAAAAAACGCTGAATATCGTGATGGACATCACGGCAATGCCATTTTGTCAACGCATCCTCAGCAAAAAGGAAATAACTACGATATCTCTGCCTATCGATTTGAGAATCGAGGGTTATTGCACAGCATTACAAAATTGGGAGGTATGGATAAGTCTATTCATTGTTTTTGCGTCCATCTGGCGCTTTTTGAACGTGGGCGAGAGCAACAGTTAGAGGCAATCATTGGCCGCATTCAAGATTTAACTCAAGGTGGACCCACAATTGTGGCGGGGGACTTTAATGATTGGCGTAACCGCGTGAGTGCGCCAATGAAATCTGCTGGTTTTGATGAGGTCTTCGAAGTGCTTACTGGTTCTCCGGCCAAAACCTTCCCTAGCGTTAAGCCTATTCTGCCAATGGATAGGATTTATGTGCGTGGACTTAAAATTCATTCTGCAACAATTTTGCATGAATGGTTAAAGTTGTCTGACCATCTTGGTATTACCGCTGAACTGGAAATCTTATGA